Genomic window (Spirosoma sp. KCTC 42546):
GTAGACATCCAGTTTAAGAGTTCGTCCCGCAATGGGTGTGCTGTACGTAACCGCTTTGTCGATACGGACTCCGGCTGGCAAGGTTGAATCGGCCAGAGTAATGTCGGGATGGTATTTTTTCTCGCGCAGGTAAGAGCCCTGTACCGTAAACGACGTATCCCGGCCACCGGTTGGTTTTAACTGGGCATAGGAAATTGTTGTGCTTAACGCAAGGATGAGTAGTAAAGCAACTGGTCGATTCATACAAGTTTGGTCAAGGCGGTCAACGAGTAATTTGGAATACTTTTCAAACTATTGAGCATCGGTAAGCAGATTCATTTCTCGTAACCAGCTTTCGCACAAGGTTGTCCACTGCTGCGTTGAGCCTGGATTGTTTCTCAGGGCAATGGCGTGGCCACCCTGTGGAAATATATGCAGACTAGCCGGAATTTTCTTGTCGATCAATGCCTGATAAAATAGCAAACTATTTCGCTGATCGACAACCGTATCATTGTAGGCATGCGTCAGAAAACAGGGAGGAGTCATAGCCGTCACTGCGTTTTCCAGCGAATAGGCTTTCAACAAATCGGCCGATGGGTTGGGGCCTAACAAATTTTTGCGACTGCCCGCGTGCGCGTATTGGCCCATTGTAATGACAGGTGAAACCAGAAGCGCAAAATCGGGCCGGAACGCCTGACTGCTAATTGAATCGCTGATGGCCGATACATCAGTTGTATGGGTTGCCACCAGTGCCGCCAGATGGCCGCCCGCGGATGAACCCTGAACGCCCACTTTATCGGGCTTGATACCCCATTTTTTTGCATTGGCCCGGATAAATCGAATCGCTCGTTGGGCGTCCTGTAGCGGCCCCAGCTCCCGTTGTTTTAAGTCGGGTGAATTCGGTAACCGATAGTTAAGAACAAAGGCGCTTATCCCCATCGTGTTGAACCATTTCGCCAGTTGCCACCCGCTGATCACATACGCCAAACGCTCGTAGCCTCCACCTGGACAAATCACCACAGCCGCCCCTTTGTTCTCCTGAGCTGATGGAAAGAACGCGTACATGCCTGGCGTTCCAACCCGGTATACTCGCTCGTTGGCAATACTATCTTTTAGCGCCATACCTTTTGTATTTGGCATGCTACCGGCAGACCAAAGCGGTATAAAGTCCTGTGCTGTAACGTAGTTGCC
Coding sequences:
- a CDS encoding alpha/beta hydrolase, yielding MTVFSLNQVLFTLSFLERMRKIGLLVILLLVSGNYVTAQDFIPLWSAGSMPNTKGMALKDSIANERVYRVGTPGMYAFFPSAQENKGAAVVICPGGGYERLAYVISGWQLAKWFNTMGISAFVLNYRLPNSPDLKQRELGPLQDAQRAIRFIRANAKKWGIKPDKVGVQGSSAGGHLAALVATHTTDVSAISDSISSQAFRPDFALLVSPVITMGQYAHAGSRKNLLGPNPSADLLKAYSLENAVTAMTPPCFLTHAYNDTVVDQRNSLLFYQALIDKKIPASLHIFPQGGHAIALRNNPGSTQQWTTLCESWLREMNLLTDAQ